GCTCATTCTGGCAGATGGTACCAAAGTTTGGCTAAACGCAATGTCGTCTCTTCGTTTTCCAGCTGTTTTTAAAGGCGTAGAACGAAAGGTGGAGTTGACGGGCGAGGCTTACTTTGAAGTGGCCAAAAATAAGGCCATGCCATTTATAGTTAAATCGGGTTTTCAGGCCGTGCGGGTACTGGGTACCCATTTTGATATAAACGCTTACGCTGATGAGAACAGCATTAAAACAACCCTGCTTGAGGGCTCCGTTGAAGTTAGTAATCAAGATGCTAAAACCGTAATTGCGCCGGGGCAGCAAAGCGTATCCCGTGATCAGGGTGATTTGCTGAAAAGAGAGGTTGATACTGAAAAAGAAGTTGCCTGGAAAAATGGCATTTTTTCTTTTGATGGCGATGATCTTAAAACAATTATGCGCCAGGTGTCTCGCTGGTACAATGTTGATGTAAGCTACTCTGGAACTATTTCCGACGAGAAATTTCATGGCGAAATTTCCAGGTTCAGCAATTTAAGTGATGTATTAAAAATCCTGGAGCTTTACCAGGTTCATTTTGAACAAAAAGATAACAACCTTATCGTATCCTATAATCCACATCCAACTAATGATTAAACTAAACTTTAAAACTCAGCTATGCCTATGATAAAATCATACTAAAAACCTCCGCAAAAAGAAAGAAAAGCCGAAAGACGCTAATCTCCCGGCTATCAAAAAGGCAAGCAGTAAACTTTGACCGGTGTCCTGCTTAATTATCACCTATTTCTAAATCAAAAGTATGAAATTAAAATTTCTTTACCCTCTTCTTTGCTTATTACGGGGGATAAAGCAAAAACGTGCTATCATCAAACTAACTACAGTATTTGTATTCATTTGTGCATTACACTTATCTGCAGCAACTTTTGCGCAAAACGTAACCATCAAAAGGCATAATGCGTCGCTCGAAACTATTTTTAAAGACATCAAAAAACAAACTGGGTATATGTTCTTTTACCCCGAAAAGATCAGCCTAAAACAAACACTGGACATTGATATCGATAACGCCCCGCTGGAAACAGCCTTAGCAACCTGTTTAAAGGGTCTTGATTTGAATTACACCATTATCAATAAAACTGTTGTGATTAGTCGTAAGGCTCCTGAAAAACGTGTACCGGGCGCCGCAACAGGCAGCTTTGCTGTCCCTGTAATTATCCAGGGAAAGGTGATCGACTCGGCGGCAAATATTCCGTTAATCGGAGTTAACATCAGTGTGAAAAATAAAGCCCAATACACGCAGACTAACGCCAGCGGCGAGTTTACGTTAAGTGTTTTGCAGGGCGACGTATTGTCATTCTCATATGTTGGTTACCAAACTAAAGAAGTAACCATTAAAAATGGGCAGTATCTAAAGATAAACATGTTATCTAAAAACAGCACCATTAGCGATGTGGTGATAACCGGTTACCAGGTTATTAAAAAAGACAACTATACAGGTAGTGCCATTGTGATTAAGGGTGACGACTTACAGCGGGTGAATCCTCAAAACCTGATTAAAAGTATAGCGACATTTGATCCTTCGCTAAGAATTGCGGATAACAACCTGCTGGGATCTGACCCTAATGCGCTACCAAAGATCACCGTTCGTGGTTCAACCACTTTGCCATCGGTAAATGGCGAAATCATTGATCGTAATAACCTGTCAAGTACCTACAATTTGCCTGTTTTTTTACTTGATGGGTTTGAGGTTTCTTTAGAAAAAGTGGTG
The genomic region above belongs to Mucilaginibacter sp. KACC 22773 and contains:
- a CDS encoding FecR family protein, with amino-acid sequence MDKDHYKELVKRYLEKKSTDEELEVFFHLAEKGELDQYLSDSMDEELGSLGKEEEGNHVKKLRPAKLWMPIAASVLILLSLGFYLLLKKPDAQQNGVQIANVLPGGNKAFLTLANGVKIVLNNAKNGNIATQGNVTVLKVADGQLSYAAKGKGQAAEGFNTITTPKGGQYQLILADGTKVWLNAMSSLRFPAVFKGVERKVELTGEAYFEVAKNKAMPFIVKSGFQAVRVLGTHFDINAYADENSIKTTLLEGSVEVSNQDAKTVIAPGQQSVSRDQGDLLKREVDTEKEVAWKNGIFSFDGDDLKTIMRQVSRWYNVDVSYSGTISDEKFHGEISRFSNLSDVLKILELYQVHFEQKDNNLIVSYNPHPTND